A genomic segment from Zingiber officinale cultivar Zhangliang unplaced genomic scaffold, Zo_v1.1 ctg249, whole genome shotgun sequence encodes:
- the LOC122037250 gene encoding pectinesterase-like, whose protein sequence is MTSKEPPLVEQRSRSKPPMEFPRVFIRGSPEDFLGAEQPQESSTSDSPSHNPKHGNSRRQAAQAVSPLSIDEYKGSIDPMEHLHKFENVALLHQYTDDVKSASGSNNSAGGSNLWRQIRPTPPCRRGSPARTFTSGRSSFTPAFWGSGGSKKKAANRFISISDQVPAEGFSLEDSFIIPICVEECSDQQTFLLLLLLLRLEHCYGEPMASYEQSSMLISTGGQHKRHRRLGLLFPEWVAAADRKLLADSDVNPDLVVAQDGSGDYRSIVEAVAAVPKERGGSTTRFVIYVKAGVYKEYVEIPSSMENLMMTGDGIDATVVTGNRSVKDGYRTFQTPTFGVSGNGFIARDMTFQNTAGPKKEQAVALLSQSNLSVFYRCSFKGYQDTLYVHSQTQFYRNCDVYGTIDFIFGNATVVFQNCNLCVRRPMSGQKNTVTAQGRNSSDETTGISIHNSVVAAASDLAPVQGLFKTYLGRPWGNYSRTVVMKTELGDLIDPAGWLEWDDRPAPDTLYYGEFMNTGAGADTSRRVTWPGYHVINNSSEAEKFTVGSFLSGDTWIPATDIPFTPGL, encoded by the exons ATGACATCTAAAGAGCCACCTCTTGTTGAGCAAAGATCCAGGTCCAAGCCACCAATGGAATTCCCTCGGGTGTTCATACGAGGATCCCCTGAGGATTTCCTAGGAGCCGAGCAGCCCCAGGAATCTTCTACCAGTGATTCACCATCTCACAATCCAAAGCATG GAAATTCTAGAAGACAAGCTGCCCAAGCGGTTTCTCCCTTGTCGATCGATGAGTATAAAGGTTCTATTGATCCTATGGAGCATCTCCACAAGTTCGAGAATGTCGCCCTGCTGCATCAATATACCGACGATGTTAAGT CGGCGAGCGGCAGCAACAACTCAGCAGGGGGCAGCAACCTTTGGCGACAGATCCGACCAACTCCACCttgccggaggggttctccggcaaGAACCTTCACCTCCGGACGTTCTTCCTTCACTCCTGCCTTCTGGGGTTCAGGCGGCAGCAAGAAGAAGGCAGCAAACAGATTCATCTCCATTTCCGATCAGGTTCCAGCAGAGGGGTTCTCGCTGGAGGATTCGTTCATCATCCCCATTTGTGTCGAAGAGTGCAGCGACCAGCAGA ctttcctcctcctcctcctgctgctacGGCTAGAACACTGCTACGGCGAGCCGATGGCGTCATATGAGCAGTCGTCGATGCTGATTTCCACCGGCGGGCAGCATAAACGGCACCGCCGTTTGGGGTTACTGTTCCCGGAGTGGGTGGCGGCGGCCGACCGGAAGCTGCTGGCGGATTCGGACGTGAATCCGGATCTCGTGGTGGCGCAGGATGGCTCCGGCGACTACAGATCCATTGTAGAAGCCGTGGCGGCTGTGCCCAAGGAGAGGGGAGGAAGCACGACGAGGTTTGTGATATACGTGAAGGCCGGCGTCTACAAAGAGTACGTGGAGATTCCTAGCTCGATGGAGAATTTAATGATGACCGGCGACGGGATAGATGCTACCGTGGTGACCGGGAACAGGAGCGTTAAAGATGGCTACCGGACCTTCCAAACGCCCACCTTCG GCGTATCGGGCAACGGATTCATCGCCCGCGACATGACGTTCCAAAACACGGCCGGGCCGAAAAAGGAACAGGCGGTGGCGCTCCTATCCCAGTCCAACCTCTCCGTCTTCTACAGATGCAGCTTCAAGGGTTACCAGGACACCCTCTACGTCCACTCCCAAACACAGTTCTACCGAAACTGCGACGTCTACGGAACCATCGACTTCATCTTCGGCAACGCCACTGTTGTCTTCCAGAACTGCAACCTCTGCGTTAGGCGGCCAATGAGCGGCCAGAAGAACACAGTGACGGCTCAGGGCAGGAACAGCTCGGACGAGACCACCGGCATATCGATCCACAACTCCGTCGTGGCTGCAGCGTCTGACCTCGCGCCGGTGCAGGGGTTATTCAAGACGTACCTCGGCCGGCCGTGGGGGAACTATTCGAGGACGGTGGTGATGAAGACGGAGCTGGGGGACTTGATCGACCCAGCGGGGTGGTTGGAGTGGGACGACCGCCCCGCGCCGGACACATTGTACTATGGGGAGTTCATGAACACTGGCGCCGGCGCCGACACGAGTAGGAGGGTGACTTGGCCCGGTTATCACGTGATCAATAACTCGTCTGAAGCTGAAAAATTCACTGTCGGAAGCTTCTTGTCTGGTGACACGTGGATACCAGCCACCGACATTCCTTTCACGCCGGgcctataa